In one Deinococcus detaillensis genomic region, the following are encoded:
- a CDS encoding BON domain-containing protein, which produces MKPNETLQLRVVQQLDWEPSVNAANIGVKVKDGVVTLEGNVSNYAEKFAAVRVTKAVYGVKGLADELHVKLHSSFERTDADMVQSALQMLAWDTVVPKDQVKVTVRDGRMTLEGEVEWEYQRTDAERAVRYLSGVKGVVNAVTLKHRAVPADVKAKIELALKRSAESDAQHISVEMHDGTATLSGNVHTFAARDEAALAAWAAPGVRMVTDHITVNADFGTR; this is translated from the coding sequence ATGAAACCCAACGAAACTTTGCAACTGCGCGTCGTTCAGCAACTCGACTGGGAGCCCAGCGTCAATGCCGCGAACATCGGCGTCAAGGTCAAGGACGGTGTAGTGACGCTCGAAGGAAACGTATCCAACTACGCCGAGAAATTCGCGGCCGTCCGTGTAACCAAGGCCGTCTACGGCGTCAAAGGACTGGCAGACGAACTTCACGTCAAGCTGCACTCTTCTTTTGAGCGCACCGACGCCGATATGGTACAATCTGCCCTTCAGATGCTGGCCTGGGACACCGTCGTGCCGAAAGACCAAGTGAAAGTGACAGTCCGAGACGGCCGGATGACACTTGAGGGTGAAGTGGAGTGGGAATATCAGCGGACCGATGCTGAGCGTGCCGTGCGGTACCTCAGCGGTGTTAAGGGAGTTGTCAACGCCGTCACGCTTAAGCACCGCGCCGTCCCGGCGGACGTCAAGGCCAAAATCGAGTTGGCCCTCAAACGCAGCGCCGAGTCCGATGCGCAGCATATTTCTGTTGAAATGCACGATGGTACCGCGACCCTGAGCGGCAACGTGCATACTTTTGCGGCGCGGGATGAGGCGGCACTTGCGGCCTGGGCGGCACCGGGGGTCCGGATGGTGACCGATCACATCACGGTCAACGCAGACTTCGGCACGCGTTGA